In Syngnathoides biaculeatus isolate LvHL_M chromosome 5, ASM1980259v1, whole genome shotgun sequence, the following are encoded in one genomic region:
- the LOC133500393 gene encoding LOW QUALITY PROTEIN: olfactory receptor 11A1-like (The sequence of the model RefSeq protein was modified relative to this genomic sequence to represent the inferred CDS: deleted 1 base in 1 codon), with amino-acid sequence MEWNGTLVLGLGGYVEIEKYRYVYLMFFMALYVVILCCNCVIICVIWIHRNLHEPMYIFIASLSLNSLVFSTAIYPKLIVDVLSQRQSVSYTGCLVQTFFFYSLASSDLMLLSAMAYDRYVSICRPLQYATIMGMTTVRLFLALAWFWSTCHLLVAIIIQSKQKICHFNLDGIFCNTTMIKIHCTTPMYLSVWTLFSLINIGLIPVLFILFTYIKIFIVIYHSHGEVRKKAVDMCLPHLIVLITFSCLVFFDIAIGLLESVLPKTVRLIMSLQIVVYSPLFNPIIYGLKMKEIWKPIKRLFCCNYD; translated from the exons ATGGAATGGAACGGAACACTGGTGCTCGGTCTTGGCGGCTACGTGGAgattgaaaagtacagatatgtttatttgatgtttttcatGGCACTCTATGTTGTAATTCTCTGCTGTAATTGCGTCATAATTTGTGTTATTTGGATTCACAGGAACCTTCATGAGCCCATGTACATTTTCATTGCCTCTTTGTCTCTCAACTCGCTTGTGTTCAGCACTGCGATCTACCCCAAACTGATTGTGGACGTCTTGTCTCAGCGGCAGAGCGTTTCTTATACAGGCTGTTtggtccagact ttttttttttacagtctagCTAGTTCCGATTTAATGTTGTTGTCAGCCATGGCTTACGACAGGTACGTGTCCATCTGCAGGCCACTGCAATATGCAACCATTATGGGCATGACCACTGTCAGACTTTTTTTGGCTTTGGCCTGGTTTTGGTCCACCTGTCACCTTTTGGTGGCAATTATCATTCagtccaaacaaaaaatatgtcattttaaTTTGGATGGAATTTTTTGCAATACTACAATGATTAAGATTCATTGTACAACACCAATGTACCTATCTGTGTGGACGTTATTTAGTCTAATTAACATTGGTCTTATTCCTGTGCTGTTCATCCTCTTCACGTACATAAAGATATTTATTGTAATCTATCATAGCCATGGAGAAGTCCGGAAAAAAGCAGTAGATATGTGTTTGCCTCACCTGATTGTTTTAATCACCTTCTCATGTTTGGTTTTCTTTGACATTGCCATCGGGCTACTGGAGTCGGTGCTTCCAAAAACTGTGCGACTGATTATGAGTCTCCAAATAGTGGTGTACAGTCCTCTGTTTAATCCAATCATTTACGGCTTGAAGATGAAAGAAATCTGGAAACCAATCAAGAGATTGTTCTGTTGCAATTAtgattaa